In one window of Aceticella autotrophica DNA:
- a CDS encoding type 4a pilus biogenesis protein PilO — translation MKLTNREKVLVAITVTIGIITLYYQFILSTQISNIGKLNVEIDKRKIKLNKLSMLNENNLNDRLVKIEASLKNSNDELPDNKDIENFLIKLDDIISSTGVTFMEVNLTNSIDNKTQNQQTVSITQEQKQQGSNGDSAYVKIPIIIKVSGNYEKISAFIKGIQDLKRINSINTVDILKNKDSDNLTLTMDVIIYSVKNTGGSYLNTMLVKGKSDPFKSLINIQTQQNNQQGLLKPDINKIITDSVDSITKTSANQNNGQISSEKNIQQNTNTNASGGKISQ, via the coding sequence ATGAAACTGACAAATAGGGAAAAGGTTTTAGTTGCAATAACTGTTACGATAGGAATTATTACCTTGTATTATCAATTTATATTATCAACCCAAATATCAAATATTGGTAAATTAAATGTAGAAATAGATAAAAGGAAAATAAAATTAAATAAATTAAGCATGCTGAATGAAAACAACTTAAATGATAGGCTTGTAAAGATAGAAGCATCATTAAAAAATTCAAATGATGAGTTGCCGGATAATAAAGATATTGAAAATTTTCTTATTAAATTAGATGATATCATTTCATCAACAGGTGTTACCTTTATGGAGGTAAACCTTACTAATTCCATTGACAACAAAACCCAAAACCAACAAACAGTATCAATCACTCAAGAGCAAAAGCAACAGGGAAGTAATGGAGATTCTGCATATGTAAAAATACCAATTATCATTAAAGTTTCTGGTAACTATGAAAAAATTTCTGCATTTATTAAAGGTATTCAAGATTTAAAACGAATTAATTCTATAAATACGGTTGATATATTAAAAAACAAAGATTCAGATAATCTTACACTTACAATGGATGTTATAATATATTCTGTAAAAAATACGGGTGGAAGCTACTTGAATACAATGCTGGTTAAAGGAAAATCCGATCCATTTAAATCTTTAATTAATATTCAAACACAACAAAATAATCAGCAGGGGCTACTTAAACCCGATATAAACAAAATAATAACAGATAGTGTTGATAGCATTACAAAGACATCTGCGAATCAAAACAATGGGCAGATAAGTTCGGAGAAAAATATACAACAAAACACAAATACTAATGCATCTGGAGGAAAAATTAGTCAATGA
- a CDS encoding PilN domain-containing protein translates to MKDINLIPKEIKDKKINSRKKINNTIICIVSICVFLSIIFIPNLYMKILNRNINVLDTKLKQMKTVSELDNKIQNNIDYLRQKQALIKKLKVKKFDMAEILKDLSLNIPEKVSINEIKYKDNVVEVSGEAISNKDISYFMLNLRALKYIEDINLVSSQALNNGLIKYMLQIKLKVV, encoded by the coding sequence GTGAAGGACATAAATCTTATTCCCAAGGAGATAAAGGATAAAAAAATAAACAGCAGGAAAAAAATAAATAATACGATAATATGTATTGTCAGTATATGTGTCTTTTTATCAATAATATTTATTCCCAATTTATATATGAAGATATTAAACAGGAATATCAATGTTTTAGATACCAAACTTAAACAGATGAAAACTGTATCAGAATTGGATAATAAAATACAAAATAATATTGATTATCTTAGGCAAAAACAAGCATTGATAAAAAAACTTAAAGTCAAGAAGTTTGATATGGCTGAAATACTTAAAGATTTATCCTTAAACATACCTGAAAAGGTATCAATAAATGAAATAAAATACAAAGATAATGTTGTAGAAGTTTCGGGTGAAGCGATTTCAAATAAAGATATTTCGTATTTTATGCTTAATCTAAGGGCTTTAAAATATATTGAGGATATTAATCTTGTATCTTCACAAGCACTAAATAATGGACTAATAAAATATATGTTACAGATAAAGCTTAAGGTGGTATAA
- the pilM gene encoding type IV pilus assembly protein PilM, producing MLCIEIGNYHIKIGEYDKKERLLKNKIIEKIPINCIKNGEIVDVDTLSEYINNIIEDKHIKKKNLSFSISSTDIIIREISMPTMKEEELKNALKYEIDQYIPDIDDYVIDHKILGKLTDKDKNIRVLLVAAPKKIIDGYVKLSDMLHLQLDVIDVYNNCLYKALKRLCKIEGVTAVIDIGALYTNVTILDGNNYVFGRMILFGGNELTQIIANTYNIDIKTAEAYKSTKPFLSGTEKENIEDIIAIPLRDINRVFDFYTSTHNKGIDKIYLIGGTSLLVGLSEYIEDYFKIPVITFIDDDYIYYLPILGCQIRGE from the coding sequence ATGTTATGTATTGAAATCGGAAACTACCATATAAAAATTGGTGAATATGATAAAAAAGAAAGGTTATTAAAAAATAAAATCATAGAAAAAATACCTATAAATTGTATTAAAAATGGAGAAATAGTTGATGTTGATACATTATCAGAATATATAAACAATATTATAGAAGATAAACATATCAAGAAAAAGAATCTTTCTTTTTCTATATCAAGTACTGATATAATAATCAGAGAAATAAGCATGCCGACAATGAAGGAGGAGGAACTTAAGAATGCGCTTAAATATGAAATAGACCAGTACATACCAGATATTGACGACTATGTTATAGATCACAAAATACTCGGAAAATTAACTGATAAGGATAAAAATATAAGGGTTTTGCTGGTCGCAGCACCGAAAAAAATTATTGATGGATATGTAAAGCTTTCTGATATGTTACATCTACAGCTTGATGTTATAGATGTATACAATAACTGCCTTTATAAGGCATTAAAAAGATTATGTAAAATAGAAGGAGTTACAGCTGTTATTGATATCGGAGCACTGTATACGAACGTGACAATTCTTGATGGAAACAACTATGTATTCGGTAGAATGATATTATTTGGCGGTAATGAATTGACACAAATTATCGCAAACACGTATAATATAGATATTAAAACTGCAGAAGCATATAAAAGTACAAAACCTTTTTTAAGCGGTACCGAAAAAGAAAACATAGAAGATATTATTGCAATCCCATTAAGGGATATAAACAGGGTATTTGATTTTTATACATCCACACATAATAAGGGTATAGATAAAATTTATCTGATAGGAGGTACATCTCTGCTTGTTGGTTTAAGTGAATATATTGAGGATTATTTTAAAATACCTGTAATAACTTTTATTGATGATGATTATATTTATTATTTACCCATTTTGGGTTGTCAGATAAGGGGTGAATAG
- a CDS encoding late competence development ComFB family protein produces the protein MFLKNYMEEAVKGMLDNVLKDLDVCKCDRCKLDIMALALNNLPPKYTVTEIGELYLRTNELQQQFEVDIVSAIINAAQYVNKHRRHEEA, from the coding sequence ATGTTTTTAAAAAATTATATGGAAGAAGCTGTAAAAGGGATGCTTGATAATGTCTTAAAAGACCTTGATGTATGTAAATGTGACAGGTGTAAACTTGATATTATGGCACTTGCTTTAAATAACCTGCCTCCTAAGTATACAGTAACTGAAATAGGTGAGCTATATTTAAGAACAAATGAACTTCAGCAGCAGTTTGAAGTAGATATTGTAAGTGCAATAATAAATGCAGCACAATATGTAAACAAGCATAGACGTCATGAGGAGGCATAG
- a CDS encoding pilus assembly PilX N-terminal domain-containing protein, translating to MSNNKGSALIFTLMVILILSVLGVAVIEMSLYEYKVSYAYADNISVDYSAEAGLDIAKGCFNNNELINIKSIMDETKNNIINQYQQINQELLYTAIYQAVRKYLEGSSPDYKDGIFTNYIGKTYSLNDNVSGIKNATTISNMKITDTYIFDKNNPLPKFTIQVETIGTYRKLKKYGHAVLILDLNKQGNPLSIKSWIIDSNQL from the coding sequence ATGTCAAATAATAAGGGTTCAGCCTTGATATTTACACTAATGGTTATATTAATACTTTCTGTTCTTGGGGTTGCTGTAATTGAGATGTCCTTATATGAGTATAAGGTATCATATGCATATGCAGATAATATTTCGGTTGATTATTCTGCAGAAGCGGGTCTTGATATTGCAAAAGGATGTTTTAACAATAATGAATTAATAAATATTAAAAGTATTATGGATGAAACGAAGAATAACATCATAAATCAATATCAGCAAATCAATCAAGAACTTTTGTATACTGCAATATATCAAGCTGTAAGAAAATATCTCGAGGGTAGTTCTCCTGATTATAAGGATGGTATTTTTACAAATTACATTGGTAAGACATATTCATTAAATGATAATGTATCAGGTATTAAAAATGCAACAACAATTAGCAATATGAAAATTACAGATACATATATCTTTGATAAAAATAATCCATTGCCAAAATTCACAATTCAAGTTGAAACAATAGGTACCTATAGGAAACTTAAAAAATACGGTCATGCTGTTTTGATTCTTGACTTAAATAAACAGGGTAATCCATTATCTATAAAAAGCTGGATAATCGATTCAAATCAATTATAA
- a CDS encoding PilW family protein codes for MKRKNGIGNKGFTLIEVLTTLAILGIVISVYSTLYYTGYKAYDNTQKNIDVEQNVRYAMNYIVDKINQSTNKNNISPYTDSNGNSGIKIDYQNIILHNNVKHTIYAYGNNGNEIAVNIYGFKVIPKNNNIIYIEITGHSKNSLNTYTLSTDVFLRK; via the coding sequence TTGAAGCGTAAAAATGGAATTGGCAATAAAGGCTTTACATTGATTGAGGTGTTAACTACCCTTGCTATTCTTGGTATTGTCATATCTGTATATTCAACATTATACTATACGGGATATAAGGCATATGATAATACACAAAAAAATATCGATGTCGAACAAAATGTGAGATATGCCATGAATTATATAGTTGATAAAATTAACCAAAGTACAAATAAAAACAATATCTCACCTTATACAGATTCAAATGGGAATTCAGGAATTAAAATAGATTACCAAAATATAATCTTACATAACAATGTTAAACATACAATATACGCATATGGGAATAATGGCAATGAAATTGCTGTAAATATATATGGTTTTAAGGTGATCCCAAAAAATAACAATATAATATATATCGAGATAACAGGTCATAGCAAGAATTCTTTAAATACGTATACATTATCAACAGATGTTTTTTTAAGGAAGTGA
- a CDS encoding type IV pilus modification PilV family protein has protein sequence MNNIRHLKDEFGMTLVEVLVSIAIFVIAAVPLLGCFYESVITNADSKIKTKEATIAQRVVENIKSGNVKDNKDVQEKITPLYIQEGYYPYIPNGYPKNFTDNVMEYKVEVKKLNSKLAPYTLFTVAPATSITSYLPPPIF, from the coding sequence GTGAATAATATAAGGCATTTAAAAGATGAATTTGGAATGACCTTAGTGGAAGTTTTAGTTTCAATAGCTATCTTTGTGATAGCAGCAGTACCGCTTTTAGGTTGTTTTTATGAATCTGTCATAACAAATGCAGATTCTAAAATTAAAACAAAGGAAGCAACGATTGCACAGAGGGTTGTAGAAAATATTAAATCAGGCAATGTCAAAGATAATAAAGATGTACAGGAAAAAATAACACCATTGTATATACAAGAAGGCTATTATCCATATATACCTAATGGATACCCTAAAAATTTTACTGACAACGTTATGGAATATAAAGTGGAGGTTAAAAAACTAAATTCCAAATTGGCGCCATATACCTTATTTACTGTTGCACCGGCAACAAGCATAACATCATATTTGCCACCTCCAATATTTTAA
- a CDS encoding prepilin-type N-terminal cleavage/methylation domain-containing protein yields MKLNNKGLTLIELITVLSIFSLFILISFPSTNFFKSSTSQFRLKILAYDVINDIRYIQQKSIFENESLNIELFEDNTGYFINKPGNLMNTRIKIKKLPKGMYIYKLIDKDNPFKDSINKKTIYFSNLGAPNGGCTIVLQNDLNRQINITILPATGRTMIKGDY; encoded by the coding sequence ATGAAGCTAAATAATAAAGGATTAACATTAATAGAGCTCATTACGGTTTTATCGATTTTTTCGCTGTTTATACTTATTTCTTTTCCTTCAACAAATTTTTTTAAAAGCAGTACATCGCAGTTCAGGCTTAAAATATTGGCATATGATGTGATAAATGATATAAGGTATATACAACAAAAAAGTATATTTGAAAATGAGTCGTTAAACATAGAACTATTTGAGGACAATACAGGCTATTTTATAAATAAGCCCGGGAATCTTATGAATACGAGAATTAAGATAAAAAAATTACCTAAAGGTATGTATATATATAAGCTTATTGATAAAGACAATCCTTTTAAGGATAGTATAAATAAAAAGACGATATATTTCAGCAATCTTGGAGCCCCAAATGGTGGATGCACAATTGTACTACAAAATGATTTAAATCGTCAGATTAATATAACAATTCTGCCGGCAACAGGAAGAACTATGATAAAAGGGGATTATTAA
- a CDS encoding prepilin peptidase: MLLYIFLFVFGTIIGSFLNVLIYRIPRKESIVFPSSHCTKCGHELKPFDLIPIISFITLKGRCRYCGAKISLKYPLVELLTGLVFITIFYYFGLTAKTISYIFLSAILITISFIDIEYKIIPNELILTGILGGIVFRLVMYRDGLTDYIIGFLLGAGILFLISVISGGGMGGGDIKLMALIGLFVGWKLTLTTMFIAVILGAICGIILILLKIKTRKDYIPFGPYIAVAWLISILYGCNIINFYIKLISGTA, encoded by the coding sequence ATATTGTTATATATTTTTCTATTTGTATTCGGCACAATCATAGGAAGTTTCTTAAATGTTCTTATATACCGCATACCGCGAAAGGAATCAATTGTGTTTCCATCATCCCATTGTACAAAATGCGGTCATGAGTTAAAGCCTTTTGATTTAATACCGATAATAAGTTTCATAACATTAAAAGGCAGATGCAGATATTGTGGTGCTAAGATATCCCTAAAATATCCATTAGTTGAATTATTAACCGGACTCGTATTTATTACCATATTTTATTATTTCGGTTTAACAGCAAAAACAATATCATATATATTTTTATCGGCGATACTTATAACAATAAGCTTTATTGACATTGAATATAAGATTATACCAAATGAATTAATATTAACAGGTATCTTAGGCGGGATTGTATTCAGACTTGTTATGTACAGAGATGGTTTAACGGATTATATCATAGGTTTTCTGCTTGGCGCTGGTATACTCTTTCTGATATCTGTTATATCAGGCGGTGGTATGGGTGGTGGTGATATAAAACTTATGGCATTAATCGGTCTTTTTGTTGGATGGAAACTGACACTTACAACGATGTTTATAGCAGTTATTTTAGGAGCTATTTGTGGAATAATCTTGATTTTACTAAAGATAAAAACACGTAAGGATTATATACCATTTGGACCATATATAGCAGTAGCGTGGTTAATATCCATATTATACGGCTGTAATATTATTAATTTTTATATTAAGCTGATTTCGGGTACAGCTTAA
- a CDS encoding competence type IV pilus major pilin ComGC: MIWLIKALNRDEKGFTLIELIAVIAILGILAAIAIPRITGSVSTAKTNADKANAQIIGQAAERYMTEKGLDKVPNDNINQLVADGYLNKVPKTSANGDFILCTSDSKATVKIGTIEYYPTPPSN, from the coding sequence ATGATATGGCTGATAAAGGCATTAAACAGAGATGAAAAAGGTTTTACATTGATTGAATTGATCGCAGTAATAGCTATTCTTGGAATACTTGCTGCAATCGCAATACCAAGAATTACAGGTTCGGTTTCCACTGCTAAAACAAACGCTGATAAAGCAAATGCACAAATTATAGGACAAGCAGCTGAAAGGTATATGACTGAAAAAGGACTTGATAAAGTTCCAAATGATAATATAAATCAATTAGTAGCAGATGGATATTTGAATAAAGTTCCAAAAACATCAGCAAACGGAGATTTTATACTTTGCACATCTGATAGCAAGGCAACTGTTAAAATTGGCACTATAGAGTATTATCCAACACCACCATCTAATTAA
- a CDS encoding type II secretion system F family protein — MPVYNYKVRDFEGNLLTGKLELDSKALCIDNLKQRNYYILDLKEEAEKKDIFDSLKNLRKVKVKDIAVFCRQFATLINAGLPIVTSIATMVQQVENKRLKKVLSEVYEDVQKGKGLSESMRKHPDVFPMLLFNMIEAGEASGTLDNVLNKMADYFEKENNLRQKIKSALTYPMVVSIVAILVVIFLVTNVIPTFVGIFEDIGAQLPLPTMILLRLSNSISHYWYSYIIVLALTVFLIMKALKTDNGRRFYDALSLKVPIFGLLNKKVITSRFSRTLATLISSGIPLMEAMEVVENIIGNIMVSEGLKEAANDIKMGKGLAEPLKRIGIFPPMVIQMITVGESSGYLDSILKKTADFYDSEVDTEVSQMTTLIEPLIIVVLALVVGFIVISIVMPMFKIYNFVGQ; from the coding sequence ATGCCGGTATATAACTATAAAGTAAGAGATTTCGAAGGAAATCTTTTAACAGGTAAATTAGAGCTTGATTCAAAAGCACTTTGCATTGACAATCTAAAACAAAGGAATTATTACATACTTGATTTGAAGGAGGAAGCAGAGAAAAAGGATATTTTTGATAGTCTTAAAAATTTAAGAAAAGTAAAGGTAAAGGATATAGCTGTATTCTGCCGACAGTTTGCAACCCTCATAAATGCGGGTCTTCCCATAGTAACATCAATTGCTACAATGGTTCAACAGGTGGAAAACAAAAGACTTAAAAAAGTATTGTCGGAGGTTTATGAGGATGTACAAAAGGGGAAAGGTCTATCTGAGTCTATGAGAAAACATCCCGATGTATTCCCGATGCTTTTATTCAACATGATAGAAGCTGGTGAGGCAAGCGGTACCCTTGACAATGTACTTAACAAAATGGCAGATTATTTTGAGAAAGAAAATAATTTACGACAGAAGATAAAATCTGCCCTTACGTATCCTATGGTTGTTTCAATTGTGGCTATATTGGTTGTAATATTCTTAGTGACAAATGTTATTCCGACATTTGTGGGAATATTTGAAGATATTGGTGCACAATTACCATTGCCAACGATGATACTTTTAAGGTTAAGCAATTCTATTTCTCATTATTGGTATTCATATATAATAGTCCTTGCATTAACGGTATTTTTGATAATGAAGGCATTAAAAACAGATAACGGTAGGAGGTTTTATGATGCTTTATCGTTGAAAGTGCCTATATTTGGATTATTAAACAAGAAAGTCATTACATCGCGGTTTTCGAGAACATTAGCTACACTAATAAGTTCCGGTATACCTTTGATGGAAGCAATGGAGGTTGTTGAAAATATTATCGGTAATATAATGGTATCAGAAGGCTTAAAAGAGGCAGCAAATGATATTAAAATGGGAAAGGGGCTTGCTGAGCCTCTTAAAAGAATAGGAATTTTTCCGCCTATGGTTATTCAAATGATAACCGTAGGGGAAAGTTCCGGTTATCTTGATAGTATATTAAAAAAGACAGCAGATTTTTATGACAGCGAGGTAGACACAGAAGTATCCCAGATGACCACCTTGATAGAACCTTTAATCATTGTAGTACTGGCATTGGTAGTTGGCTTCATAGTAATATCAATCGTGATGCCGATGTTTAAGATTTATAATTTTGTTGGGCAGTAA